In Ruminococcaceae bacterium KH2T8, the sequence GTAAAAGTCGTAGAACTCATCGGGGTGTTCAGTAAAGAAAGAATGAGAGATGACATCAACAGCGCGATACGCAAGACCGCTCTCCTGATTATAGATACCGTCACCGCTTCGGAAATCCGGAATACCGCTTTCCGTGGAAACGCCGGCGCCGCCCAAGAAAACGATTCGCTCGGACTCTTCGATAAGATCGCGAAGCTGCTGTATCTTACCTTCTCTGGCTCCTTTGTACCTGTCTAATCTTGTCTCCACTTAACACACCTTTATATTGTCAGATCACATGATCGTATGATCGATACCGTGATCCAATCCGTCCACTCCGTCAACATCGAATGCACCGGATGCACCGAACATTTCCTTACCGAGAACACGCTTCTCATCGCGCTCCTTCTCGACGATATTGGAAAGAGCCTTTGCTACTCTCTCGGAATCTCTTACGTTCTTGACCTCGAGATTGGGCGTAGTCTTATCAGCCGTTACGAGAACGATCGAACCTACACCGAAGATCTTCTGGAAGAAAGATCTCTTATGCTGGATATCGAGTACTCTGTAAAGGAGCAACTCATTATTTACGTTATTGAAAAAACCTGTCTTTATATAGAACTTATTCTGGTCGAAACTGTATCTCGTAAATGAGATAGGAAGTCCCAAATAGCGCTTTCTGTCGCTCCAAAGGATGGGTTCGCTGTCGATATACTGTGATAATCTGTCTACCTTCGGCATGCCGTCATTCCCTCCGTAAATAATACTTCTGTGTAACATTATATGTTTTATTTGATTTTCAATCTAGTAAATCTAAAAACAGAAATATAAATTTAACATTAGAAGGTCAGACGATCTCCTGCTCCTCCTGTTCGGACGGTTCCT encodes:
- a CDS encoding PH domain-containing protein, which produces MPKVDRLSQYIDSEPILWSDRKRYLGLPISFTRYSFDQNKFYIKTGFFNNVNNELLLYRVLDIQHKRSFFQKIFGVGSIVLVTADKTTPNLEVKNVRDSERVAKALSNIVEKERDEKRVLGKEMFGASGAFDVDGVDGLDHGIDHTIM